The Magnetococcales bacterium genome has a window encoding:
- the trpE gene encoding anthranilate synthase component I has product MRTEIQPDADSYRQLLAQGNLIPLCRNILADLDTPVSAFLKIAADSPYAFLLESVQGSEKWGRYSLLGLDPLAVFRFKRDEVRITWSDGREEKRLTTDPVAALKEFVAGFRAVPVPGLPRFHGGAVGYFGYDTVRCFERLPDANPDRLDVPDGLFLFPRVVLVFDNLLNTITVVANAYVPQGADAGQVYQETRQLIDRTVENLRRPVTLPPVHAEGPLEISEADFHSEMSQSEFEQAVRQAKEYIAAGDIMQVVLSQRLSIDFPDSPLNLYRALRTTNPSPYLFFLRLGDHSLVGSSPEILVRQEGQTITVRPIAGTRPRGATPEQDQSLEKELLADPKERAEHIMLVDLGRNDLGRVAQTGSVRVTERMVVERYSHVMHIVSNVEATLKPGLDAFDLLGATFPAGTVSGAPKIRAMEIIDELEVSRRGPYAGAVGYVSWLGNMDLAIAIRTAVIKGGRLYIQAGAGIVADSDPTREYEETMNKARAMFRAVGLTRKGLD; this is encoded by the coding sequence ATGCGCACTGAAATCCAACCCGATGCCGACTCGTATCGCCAGTTGCTGGCCCAGGGCAACCTGATTCCGCTTTGCCGGAATATTCTGGCGGATCTGGATACGCCTGTTTCCGCCTTTCTGAAAATTGCGGCGGACTCTCCTTACGCTTTCTTGCTGGAGTCGGTGCAAGGCAGCGAAAAGTGGGGCCGGTACAGCTTGTTGGGTCTCGACCCTCTGGCAGTGTTTCGCTTCAAGCGGGATGAGGTGCGCATCACCTGGTCAGACGGGCGCGAGGAGAAGCGACTGACCACCGATCCGGTCGCCGCCTTGAAGGAGTTCGTGGCAGGTTTTCGCGCTGTTCCGGTACCGGGGCTGCCCCGTTTCCATGGGGGAGCCGTGGGTTATTTCGGCTACGATACGGTGCGCTGTTTCGAACGTCTGCCCGATGCCAATCCCGACCGCCTGGACGTGCCGGACGGGTTGTTCCTCTTTCCACGGGTGGTGCTGGTTTTCGACAATCTGCTCAACACCATCACCGTGGTGGCCAATGCCTATGTGCCCCAGGGGGCCGATGCCGGGCAGGTCTACCAGGAGACGCGGCAGTTGATCGATCGCACCGTGGAGAACCTGCGCCGCCCGGTGACGTTGCCGCCGGTTCATGCCGAAGGGCCGCTGGAGATCAGCGAGGCCGATTTCCACTCCGAGATGAGTCAGTCCGAGTTTGAACAGGCGGTGCGTCAGGCCAAGGAGTACATTGCCGCCGGGGACATCATGCAGGTGGTGCTGTCGCAACGCCTCTCCATCGACTTCCCCGATTCACCGCTCAACCTCTATCGCGCCTTGCGCACCACCAATCCCTCCCCCTATCTCTTTTTCCTGCGGTTGGGCGACCACTCCCTGGTTGGTTCGAGTCCCGAGATCCTGGTGCGACAGGAGGGGCAGACCATCACGGTGCGTCCCATTGCCGGCACACGCCCCCGCGGAGCCACTCCGGAACAGGATCAGTCCCTGGAGAAGGAGCTGCTGGCCGATCCCAAGGAGAGGGCGGAGCATATCATGCTGGTGGATTTGGGGCGCAACGACCTGGGGAGGGTGGCTCAGACCGGCTCGGTTCGGGTGACGGAGCGCATGGTGGTGGAGCGTTATTCCCACGTCATGCACATCGTTTCCAATGTGGAAGCCACCTTGAAGCCTGGTTTGGATGCCTTCGATCTGCTGGGGGCGACCTTTCCGGCGGGGACCGTGAGTGGTGCGCCCAAGATTCGCGCCATGGAGATCATCGACGAACTGGAAGTGAGCCGGCGCGGTCCTTACGCGGGTGCGGTGGGTTATGTGAGCTGGCTGGGCAACATGGATCTGGCCATTGCCATACGCACGGCGGTGATCAAGGGGGGGCGGCTTTACATTCAGGCCGGGGCGGGGATCGTGGCCGATTCGGATCCCACTCGTGAATACGAGGAGACGATGAACAAGGCCCGCGCCATGTTCCGGGCCGTCGGCCTGACCCGCAAGGGGTTGGATTGA